One genomic window of Streptomyces sp. NBC_01498 includes the following:
- a CDS encoding ABC transporter ATP-binding protein, which translates to MLLRLLRTHLAPYRGAIVLLVALQLLQTCASLYLPTLNADIIDNGVVTGDTGYIIRFGGLMIAVSVAQVLGQIGAVYYGARTASALGRDVRAAIFDRVQSFSAREVGQFGAPSLITRTTNDVQQVQMLVLMSFTLMVSAPIMCVGGIVMALGQDVPLSAVLLAVVPVLGIAVSLIVKRMRPLFRTMQERLDTVNRVLREQITGNRVIRAFVRDEYEKGRFKEANTGLTEMQLATGRLMALMFPIVMTIVNVSSVAVVWFGAQRIDSGGMQIGALTAFLAYLMQIVMAVMMATFMFMMVPRAEVCAERIEEVLDTRSSVVPPKDPVRTLRRHGHLEVRGAEFRYPGAEEPVLREVSLTARPGETTAVIGSTGSGKSTLLSLVPRLVDATAGEVLVDGEDVRGLDPALLAGTVGLVPQKPYLFSGTVATNLRYGKPDATDEELWHALEIAQAKEFVTALEGGLDAPIAQGGTNVSGGQRQRLAIARTLVQRPEIYLFDDSFSALDYATDAALRAALARETAEATVVIVAQRVSTIRDADRIIVMDEGRVVGEGRHHELMAGNETYREIVLSQLTEAEAA; encoded by the coding sequence GTGCTGCTACGACTACTGAGAACCCATCTGGCCCCCTACCGGGGGGCCATCGTCCTGCTGGTGGCGCTCCAGCTGCTTCAGACCTGCGCCAGCCTCTATCTGCCCACCCTCAACGCCGACATCATCGACAACGGTGTCGTCACGGGGGACACGGGCTACATCATCCGGTTCGGCGGTCTGATGATCGCCGTCAGCGTCGCGCAGGTCCTCGGCCAGATAGGCGCCGTCTACTACGGCGCGCGTACCGCCTCGGCCCTCGGGCGTGACGTCCGGGCCGCGATCTTCGACCGGGTGCAGAGCTTCTCCGCGCGCGAGGTCGGCCAGTTCGGGGCGCCCTCGCTGATCACGCGGACGACCAACGACGTCCAGCAGGTGCAGATGCTGGTGCTGATGTCGTTCACGCTCATGGTGTCGGCCCCGATCATGTGCGTCGGCGGCATCGTCATGGCGCTGGGGCAGGACGTGCCGCTGTCGGCGGTGCTGCTGGCCGTCGTACCGGTTCTCGGGATCGCCGTCAGTCTGATCGTGAAACGGATGCGCCCGCTGTTCCGCACCATGCAGGAGCGGCTCGACACGGTGAACCGGGTGCTGCGCGAGCAGATCACCGGCAACCGCGTGATCCGGGCCTTCGTGCGCGACGAGTACGAGAAGGGCCGGTTCAAGGAGGCCAACACCGGGCTGACCGAGATGCAGTTGGCGACCGGGCGGCTGATGGCGCTGATGTTCCCGATCGTGATGACGATCGTCAACGTGTCGTCGGTGGCCGTCGTCTGGTTCGGTGCCCAGCGCATCGACAGCGGCGGGATGCAGATCGGGGCGCTGACCGCGTTCCTCGCCTATCTGATGCAGATCGTGATGGCCGTGATGATGGCCACCTTCATGTTCATGATGGTGCCGCGTGCCGAGGTGTGCGCGGAGCGCATCGAGGAAGTGCTGGACACCCGGTCCAGTGTCGTACCGCCGAAGGACCCGGTGCGTACGCTGCGCCGGCACGGTCATCTGGAGGTGCGGGGCGCGGAGTTCCGCTATCCGGGGGCCGAGGAGCCGGTGCTCCGTGAGGTGTCCCTGACCGCGCGGCCGGGCGAGACGACCGCCGTCATCGGCTCGACGGGCAGCGGTAAGTCGACCCTGCTGAGCCTGGTGCCCCGGCTGGTCGACGCGACCGCCGGCGAGGTCCTGGTGGACGGCGAGGACGTACGGGGTCTGGACCCGGCCCTGCTGGCCGGGACGGTCGGTCTGGTGCCGCAGAAGCCCTATCTGTTCTCCGGGACGGTGGCGACGAATCTGCGGTACGGCAAGCCGGACGCGACCGACGAGGAGCTGTGGCACGCGCTGGAGATCGCGCAGGCCAAGGAGTTCGTCACCGCGCTGGAGGGCGGGTTGGACGCGCCGATCGCGCAGGGCGGCACGAACGTCTCCGGCGGGCAGCGCCAGCGCCTCGCCATCGCGCGCACGCTGGTGCAGCGGCCGGAGATCTATCTGTTCGACGACTCGTTCTCCGCCCTGGACTACGCGACGGACGCGGCGCTGCGTGCCGCCCTGGCGCGGGAGACCGCCGAG
- a CDS encoding FGGY family carbohydrate kinase, producing MGIVAGLDSSSGATRIVVCDADSGAVLRQGYAAHPVDPKATEVDPQVWLLSLGEAAGGGLLEGVEAIGVAAQQHGLVPLDQSGNLVRPALLGNDKRAQVAAADLVDALGGRRAWAEAVGSVPQSAQPVAKLRWLARHEPDAARRTAMILQPHDWLVWQLLGRPARRTTDRGAASGSGFWSARTGAYRPDLMELALGHQAALPEVLGPAEAAGTTPEGLLISAGTGETMAAAFGLGVGIGDAVVSLGASGSVMTVHHEALADPSGMITSFADATGMHLPVVHTLNAVRALRGTAELLGTEDLEELSELALKSTPGSSGLVFLPYLEGEKTPQLPHTAGTLTGLRRESMKPEHLARAAFEGMLCSLADAMDVVRGRGVEVRRVFLLGAAAGLPAVRTCAPGIFGAQVVVPEPAEYAALGAARQAAWALGVSRNTLSPHSPPDWGGAAGQSFEAGEEAAVGGAVRQQYTAAREQIHPGAFASLPGM from the coding sequence ATGGGAATAGTCGCCGGATTGGACAGTTCGTCGGGAGCCACCCGCATCGTCGTGTGTGACGCGGACAGTGGTGCAGTGCTGCGGCAGGGGTACGCGGCGCATCCCGTCGATCCCAAGGCCACCGAGGTCGATCCGCAGGTATGGCTGCTGTCGCTCGGCGAGGCCGCGGGCGGCGGGCTGCTGGAGGGTGTGGAGGCCATCGGTGTGGCCGCGCAGCAGCACGGGCTCGTACCGCTGGACCAGTCGGGCAATCTCGTACGTCCGGCGCTCCTCGGCAACGACAAGCGCGCGCAGGTCGCCGCCGCCGATCTGGTCGACGCGCTCGGCGGGCGACGGGCCTGGGCCGAGGCCGTGGGGTCGGTGCCGCAGTCCGCACAGCCCGTGGCGAAACTGCGCTGGCTGGCCCGGCACGAGCCGGACGCGGCGCGGCGTACGGCGATGATCCTCCAGCCGCACGACTGGCTGGTGTGGCAGTTGCTCGGCCGGCCGGCCCGGCGGACGACGGACCGGGGCGCGGCGTCCGGTTCCGGTTTCTGGTCCGCCCGTACGGGTGCGTACCGGCCGGATCTGATGGAGCTCGCGCTGGGTCACCAGGCGGCGCTGCCGGAGGTGCTGGGTCCGGCCGAGGCGGCGGGGACGACGCCCGAGGGGCTGCTGATCTCGGCGGGTACGGGCGAGACCATGGCCGCCGCGTTCGGGCTCGGGGTCGGGATCGGGGACGCGGTCGTGTCGCTGGGGGCCTCGGGGTCGGTGATGACCGTGCACCACGAGGCGCTGGCGGACCCCTCCGGGATGATCACGTCGTTCGCCGACGCCACGGGGATGCATCTGCCGGTCGTGCACACGCTCAACGCCGTGCGGGCGCTGCGCGGGACGGCCGAGCTGCTGGGGACCGAGGACCTGGAGGAGCTGTCGGAGCTGGCGCTCAAGTCCACGCCGGGCTCGTCGGGTCTGGTCTTCCTGCCCTATCTGGAGGGTGAGAAGACGCCGCAACTGCCGCACACGGCGGGCACGTTGACCGGTCTGCGGCGGGAGTCGATGAAGCCGGAGCACCTGGCGAGGGCGGCGTTCGAGGGGATGCTCTGTTCGCTGGCCGACGCGATGGACGTGGTGCGGGGGCGCGGCGTCGAGGTGCGGCGGGTGTTCCTGCTGGGCGCGGCGGCCGGGCTGCCGGCGGTACGGACGTGTGCGCCGGGGATCTTCGGGGCGCAGGTGGTGGTGCCCGAGCCGGCGGAGTACGCGGCGCTGGGGGCGGCGCGGCAGGCCGCGTGGGCGCTGGGGGTGTCGCGGAACACGCTGTCGCCGCACAGCCCGCCCGACTGGGGCGGGGCGGCGGGGCAGTCCTTCGAGGCGGGCGAGGAGGCGGCGGTGGGCGGCGCGGTGCGGCAGCAGTACACGGCCGCCCGGGAGCAGATCCACCCGGGCGCGTTCGCGTCGCTGCCGGGGATGTAG
- a CDS encoding YtxH domain-containing protein, translating to MRRLTFIAGLAVGYVLGTRAGRERYEQLKKSANRISQNPAVRNAAETAALSGREYAGKAYHSMSDLVGDKVPGSVADRVRSLRSRNGSGEDDWGTTNT from the coding sequence ATGCGGCGCCTCACGTTCATCGCGGGACTGGCTGTCGGTTACGTACTGGGAACCAGGGCCGGGCGCGAGCGCTACGAGCAGCTCAAGAAGTCCGCGAACCGGATCTCGCAGAACCCCGCCGTCCGCAACGCCGCCGAGACGGCCGCGCTGTCCGGGCGTGAGTACGCGGGCAAGGCGTACCACTCGATGAGCGACCTGGTCGGGGACAAGGTTCCCGGCTCCGTCGCCGACCGGGTCCGGTCGCTGCGCTCGCGGAACGGCAGCGGTGAGGACGACTGGGGCACCACCAACACCTGA